gaaaatttatagggtttaaacaaaaaataaaacaaaatattatgatacaaaataagattcaatatttatttgttataatacttctttttttttattcttacagattttatgaattttaaatagaaaatgttttctttttcgttttttccaacaaaaaaaaactcacctaaactaaataaattataaacagtgAGCAGTTTAAAAACTCACGTTTTCCtcaagttttttaatgtttcggATTGCAATAACATTGTATTGAAATATCGGGCTCCTAAATACCACGAACAAATGTATATCTCTAACTGCCAAAAAATGACATTTGTGATGAAATCTGTTCAAAGAAATagtatcaaaaagtgattagtTAAATGTATGGTTAGAAAATTGGGGAAAATAAAGCTagttaaaaagtgattactcaaatttgtgattttcaaaattgtgaattgtattaaaaactGTTCTTCGAAATGATTCACATTaccaaagataaatattttagtttttttaaaaacaaaagtactgTGAATTAAAGTTCATAATTGAAACTTGTTATAGAACAAAATTAGCGGTCCTACCGGCCATAGGTCGACTAAATGTAACGAATTGCGATTAAAACACTTTTGCTCCTTGTTAACCGCTTTccattttttccttgaaaatgcACATCGtgtgcattttattataaattttttttaaatacatatagtaacattataaatattttataattttctgaaaaaaattttattttatgtttgtttattaaaatttatcgtatTTTTAGCAATGCTTCTAGTGTTTACCATAATTTGAAAAAGGCTTAAAATGCCTTACACTCAAATGCTTTAGcatcacaaattttttaattatttcaaaaagtagcCTCTGTTAAAAATACTGCAACCAGCCACTGACTAGtagccaaatttcaaaattctgccATAGGGactatttgtaaatatttctatcaccggtttaaaatatttatcatgtttcccattttgtcattaaaataaacccATAggaattctatgtaaaatttatgaCGGAAATGGGCCAAACTTTTACAGGGATGACCCATTAAGAATGCATcgattgtaatatatttataaatcatttctcAAATATATTGACACTTACTTATCTTATATATTGGCACTTACGTTTTAACGTAtcttatttgttcatttttgtcattaattttatgtaaaattgatGAGAGAAATAACCAGATTTTCAGCTTTTGttgagggaagaaaaaaaatttaattttaaattgaagaaaagtcctatggtattttataaatgtttatttatgaaaaaaattctcaatattttatcatattaaaaggTTTGTTAATTCTTTGTAGCCAGAGTTCTGAAGGGGAAGGTCCTCTCTGTGATACCATCAATCGCAAGACACTGAGTTACTTAATTGCCACTCTGAATGCTTCTTTCTCTCCTGATTATGATTTCAGCCATGCCAAAAGTGAAGAATTCAGCCGAGAACACAGCTTAAGAGTGAGCTACttttagttaaatagttttcttGTCTAAATTGCGTTCTAGAAAGAATACTTAACAAGGCAAAAGGTAAATCACTGCCATAAGAATCAGGTATTGTCAAAGGGTTTTAAGGCACTTTGGTTATTATAAATGGGCTTAAGGCTCTTTAATTTTGAGATCAATGGTTATTCTACATGGGCTTAAGGCTCTTCAATTTTGAGATCAATGGTTATTATAAATGGACTTGTATATGAAACATTTTGCTTTGAATTATGActcgatatttaaatattttagacaatATTTGCATTACTGTtcaaaacagcttttttttttcaaatgatacaCGTGGTTATggagaaatacttaaaaaaaagttttacccaaagaactttttaaaaaaattatcagtgtTACATATTCTGTGAATAAAGGATGAATTTAGAGTGCCCATCAACTTTGCAAGAGAGGACATGAAAGTGatccaagaaaaaaatatgtaacattaGATTGGTTGTCAGGGGTGAAGAATCTTCTACTTTTTGTCAAGTGCATCAATTCCTATGTCATCACTTAAAAAGAAGCCCATTGacacttctaaaaaaaaagcagaaaatagtgaaaaagaaatgaagaagttttgaaaaaattaaattatgaactgCAGCCAAAATCGAAGATAATGAAATtcactaaaacaaaataagttatttactGCCAAAGTATAATATCCATGTTTGAAAACATGACAAAAACTAAtctgaaatgaaaagaattatttaaatttaagtgatgTCACAGGAATCGATTCACTATCATGAAATTGTTAACTATATAGCACTCTTTTTTACCTTTCtcttttataagatttttcatttgaaatcctttctctatttttgtgataaatacattatttacttATCTAACTTCCTTAATGTATATTGCTATTACTGATTCAGAAAttatgattgaatttttaaattgttattttgcataaaaattaatgaccTCACAATTTCAGTCTTTTCTTCTAACTTAAGAAGTTTTTCTGATATTGGAAATTAAACTGCCTATAATTTCACTTTGACCCCTTACTTGTGACACCCAAACTCGATTTAGACAGCACAAATACGCCAATTTTGGAATTCCTCACCTTAGTTTTTTCAAGATCTGTGCTTTATTTCCTTGAAACCTGAACTCAGTCTAATGCAATTTACCattgtcttttaattttagtgctAAAGTTTGTCAGTTTTGCATCATTTATCGGACTTTTAGAATTTGTCAAAAAGTCAAAGGAATCTGAGGACATGGGGAATTCATAACagttgatataaataataacattcttgtattagtttattatatttgttacaaaaaatatgtcatttgatttattttgttataatttgagCAAAAATTGCTGTGATCCATTAATATTTcccatttatgttaaaatattgaatatagtagttattttgttagcgtttttttttaaataatctatttttaacattttgatgagaatgacaaataaaattaaaaagaattttttttcctcaattttcgCACGTTTATCTGAAATATATTCCAGAAGCAAGAGTTTAACATTCaaagttcagtttttttctaaagatataagctaaatctaataaaaaaaatttaatgccgatctataattaatattttgaactatctagaataaaattaaacattgtttaaCACTACGCATACCATAACCAGTGAAATGACAATTTAAGAACTTCTGCATCGAAAATGTGCATTTCATCTTAttgtttttgcacatttgactttatgactttttctaagaattatatacaattaatattgtatctatctatatatatatttgcattttgtttgtttcgaataatacttgttgcatacctatttctaccacaaccggtcatttgaccgggtgtacaatttattgctttataaggttattGAATCAGACATTACGATGTAATGCGTGTTCAACTTATTGCATTCAATTAGTCACATATTTCTGCAAAGACTATCGCGTAGTTAGTTCAATCggaataactgtgaattcaaatttcaagaaagtatcttaaatttttagattggcatttttgtgtcataaaaagggtgacaaaaaatttaatgttttggtaagttgcttatattttattttgatagctttgctttatttctaactaactgttagtttttacccagaaaaatgtcTAAACAATCTAGACAGCACatgttcttagaagaaataatattaattgtaagaattatagaaattctttgtgtttgtaatttataaaaattggaaatatgcaattttgtttaattataataaagtttttttttagcttatttccttcctaacatccatattttatacattcaaTCAAAAGACATTCAGTCCATTCATTTGATCGGCTGTAATAGAAATAGGTGTATATTAAGTTTTGGTACGTTTAGTGTTAAATCTGATttcttaaagtataaatttctgATGTggattttttatactaattaatgAATTggagaagttaaatttttagtggaaaaaaaaacaaacaaacatggGTGTAGAgcatatgtttttattcattcctATTTTGCAGTGGGTAGTGAGTACCATTGATGGCAATCTAAGTGCAAGTAATGAATATGAACCACTCAAGTCTCAACTGTGGTCTGCCATTGATCATGAAATTACTTTGTCTGAATGTGACATATACAGGTATTCTCTCTCAATAAGGCTTATTAGCATCCTTCTGCTGTtcccaaaacaaaaaatttctgtctttttttGGAGATGTTTTTTGAGTatcattttagaaacaaatttccaattttttgttCAGGATACTAGTAAGCCTAactatcaattaatattttatatttccgtAAGATATTTCGGATATTGAGATTTTATATTTCGGTAATGGGGCTTTTTACAAAgcccattaattttttaaatagtttaaacactTATAGCTCTAAATAAacctctactggattttgccagtttctcctggtcaactggttgaattaaaattctcctggtttttgtacattttagaaaattctctaaaattgagtaagtttccaaaaaaaatctcCATTGGAATAGATtttttgtacagattattgcttgcttgctaaaatatttaaataagtattaccaatacataatacatacacgaacctcatttataaaaatcagtttgaaactttttttgttctaaagtgtccagtttattttaattcaaaactctatttttaaataaattttttaaaaaaaatcttctaacttcctttgaagaattaaatgcctattaatattcgaaattataaGTAAACATAATATGTAACATTTCAAGCATTTTAATGTCTATtgtaactggaaaatattgctgtttttctattttgatgtctaaaaaaatctctaaaattccctatgtgtaaaatatttactacattATGCAGCAatcatcatgaaatttatatttcataaaatctacaggattttttcctatctatGTTGGCAACTCAGCCCTTATGTGCTTATTGtgtatattaaaaagaaactattttttgctagtaatttttaaatatttattaaaggaaaaacaatttgtaataaaaatctaaagttcattaccaataaataaagttcattaccaatcaatattaataagttataaattgtCTAATTATGATTGTATATTAACTCATGTGATCTTTAAAACTCTGTATATTTGAAGtccatattagttttaattaagacAAAGCCagctatttcatttaatatatttatatatagtttaaaatacataGATGTTTCATGCGTGAAAGTGTATcatgtaattgtatttttaacagtaatagtAGCATTTAATCAATCATCTTAATCAATTACAATTGTAAGATATGACTGCAATCTTCTTTTAACTcaggaagaataaaaatttgacagctttctaaagttattaaaatcttttttccttCAGTAAAATgaatagcataaaattaatatagtttaaacGAACAATAACAAAACAACATTCCAACAcattgtgatatttttacaacaaactaattcatatttctagatcagtggtttccaactggcggcccgggggccgGATCCGGCCTGTGAagcttttttttgtggcccgcgaactaaaatatattaattgttattttttgcggacaattttcataaaaaatctatatgggtttaaaatacttttctcgctaataaaaatctaatttcttcgtttctgtgaaatttatcatactagcggtgcaaagaaaaatttctcaggttttccatccaagaaaatatttattcaaatacaaaaataatcgtgtatgttgctcttttttatttcatttttatgtattttgtgaatataatttaccatgtatgtatcagaaattttctcgaaaaaattctccgatttaacttttcgaaaccactcattttgggagaaaatatttatacacacatttgtaaattttaaatttaaaatgtaaatatctattctctggtgattgcagcagacaaacctcaattttgtcattgaagATTTTGtttgctactatgtaagttttaataccaaccttttcaaagttttatatcttaacaattagatatctgttgcacattaattgtttaatacatggatgctcattaattttaatatgcaattaaatatttttaaaaatctacttcttattttaatttgtacttcaatacttttgttttgtttgtacaacttggtaaaaatctgacagtaatatttaatgatccttcaaacataaaagactcctacataaaatttttataaagttgcggcccgccatttgatttgtgtttttaattgtggcccctggcctcatgtaagttggaaacccctctTCTAGATGCTAGAACTAACTTTATGAATTTCTGGAATTTTTACTTGTTAAAACGCAGAAACATATTATTGCCTACATGGTGTTTATCCTGAAGAATGGTCtcctcaataaattttaaaatgtggctttttttccttctttttttttttttttgctttttgtataaaaagtgtgtttatgattttataatttattttaatattatccaACTTGTCGCAATTATGAGTTTATTCTTCATGAGTTAAAATTCAGTAACTGGATAGTTACAATGTTCAGTGTGTTCATCATCtataatgcttatttttgttaactttaaaatgaatcaaGTTGAATGACTAAGAGTATTTCTGAGTTGTAAGTTGTTGTTTCTGAGTTATTGAGTAAGTTTTCTGAGTTGGAATGACTAAGAgtattttaatcaatgaaaGTTTCCATTTCcttctaaaaactttttctgttgTTCTTATCACGTGAGATCTTTATTGAGAGAtcgaaaataaatcttaaaactacatttgtttttgaaaatgtttttaaacaatattatgtatgtATGAGttactcataaaaataaatgtttcagttaTAACCCTGATCTAGACAGTGATCCTTACGGAGAAGATGGTTGCCTCTGGtctttcaattactttttttttaacaagcgTCTGAAGAGAATCGTCTTCTTCACTTGTTATGCCATGGGGTTAGTATATGcatttcctttcaaattttatttataaatatgttcttgaaattgtaattttttttaaaaccaattttaggttaaacatataaattttataaaatggggtgttgttttcattaaaatatgccTACATTACATTCACTAAgacacacaaaaaattatattttatttaattgcttcccttactaattttttgtttaaaaaaatgtgaaatatcgacatattttattatttcattattaaatacaaggaactaagacaaaacataatatagaagttctaagttgaaattttaaattttttatgtgtgaaaaatatttaatttatcatcagTTTACTAACCTGAATTATCTCGGGCACCTGAAAAAAGTTAATCTGCTAAGTCATCTACATTACTTTCATTTTCGCTAACGAATGCcattcttttactttttgttctATGTAAACTCATCAACCATCGTATATACAATTGAACAAAACACGTCGGCAGTCCCACAAACAGCAAAACTCTCAAACAAATATTGGCAAGCTTTcaatcacagcagattattattattttttgttttgtttccgtctgaataaaaacgtgataaaacaaaaaacgtatTGACGAATTCTGCTATTTCATCATTTACTGGGGATTGTAAATATTTGCAGTATATACATATCGGAGTTAACTCGGAATAATCCAGGGTTGACTTTTTGCCAGCAGAAACTGGTTTTTGCCATGCCAGTGGCAGAAACTGGTTATAaccggtaaaaaccggcaaaaactggcggaaactaaaaaaaacttctatattagttctagtaattgcttaatgacattttgtttatgtaaactgaaaaatttaactcCATGTAACTGTAACAtcctttttaattcattgtatgtaaatatatattattttgtttaattaaatataaaggtgcagtatatcaaatatttatattaaatgaagaataaagtaatgtaataataaatataaatactagattttcgtttattatattaaattttgaaattcagtaaTTATCATTTAACTCTTAACATAACTGTATAGAgctattttcaaatagtttttttcttttcaagacaTAATTTGCATCGCAACAATCCAACTATCATAACAGTAAGAGTTTGAATCTTTTGTGGATGGCAATGCCTGCTGGATTTGAGAGaatcttctcaaatttctcGTTCGTGCatagcaaattgaaaaattgtttagttttagaAACTGCAACAAAACTTGTCTTTTGTTATATACAGGTATTACTGCAGAGGGcaaacaatgtaatatttgattttgaatggtggtaattttgtaaataaattgtactttgcttaacatttaattgttttttctatgaattatccATTATATGTCAATCTCAGCACTTTTATACCATTTTCTGAACTTCTGCCACAAATGTGGCAGAAAAGGGTTCTTGCCATGCCGGTTTTAACTGGTTTCTACCAGTGGTTTTAACCACCTCGGCAGAAACTTGCCAACCTTGGAATAATCAGGGAAGCGGTTAAGACACACAAAACTTTTcgtgtagaattttttttattttatttaagaaataaaatgggcATATTGGCACCAGATCAATGAACAAACCATTTAGTtgaatgcttgtttttttttttttttgaccctttatttaccaaattattaaaaaattatctaaagtgtgcgaaacttttttttttgtcccatTAAATAATgtctattttacattttcacgaatacatatataatattcaatgttattttctaattttttgtaaaatttttaatttggtacTTATACcacactataaatttttaattacagttaagTATTTAATACTTTCTTATATTTCTTGTTGTAAATGTTgataatcattaaaagaaatgaaagactTACTAGTAGAATAGATCGAGATAGAAAGGTGACAATTAAGGAATGAAATTGAGAATGGTGTCCTCCTCGAATGAAATATCAACAACTGAATAGTTTCATAGATTATGTTTAACTAATTCAACTAGTAATGATAAACAGAAAGTCATATTACAGGGAAAGATCAGTtccaatgaaatatttcattccgTTTCAAtgctatttgaaaataatattagtgggacttatattattttcatatggcTTCCAAATAATGATACAGTGAACTCTCGCTACTATGATATCCGATACAACAATAACTCCCTCTATTACGATAATGTTTGGTGGTCCCTACGAGCTGTCACATGATTTAATGTTATTCTCCTCTCAATATTATGATATTCTCTAAAGCAATAAAcccctgtaaaaaaaaatttcttcccaaatttcaaccttattttctccatttattattggttttcaaataatgtaaaaaatcttattttatcatcttctgccatttttccatttttttctgacaagAAAAGACTCACTGCTGATCACCCCAAGACCTTCCATTTTTAGAATTGCCTCCCTTATCTCTTAAGAAGTCACAGATGTAACATTCCTATCTGATTTAATTTCCTCAATGTTAAAAGCTGATCATGAGTCACAAATGACCACAAGCATCACATTAGAAccaaaaagggaatttttttcgtAGAAGGTGGGTGGAATACCAATCACAAACGAAAATCATTTTCGATTTTGAACTCAATTGATGCTTTGTGGGTCGATGTAACAGTCAGAAGAATGaataaggaaacaaaattattggattgttttcaataaaagctcTTATGTTTgccatcttattttatttcaattgtttttgatatttaactCTAATCAACCTATCAGCAAATTAATATATACAATTATAGTTAATataaccttaaaatttaaaaaaatatataattgtgtCCCCAAAACATGCAGGCCTTCGATATAACAATATATCCctctacaaaaaatttatttgttcccaaaaatattgttgcaacgaggttttactgtattagCAATAATTCTgactcttttatgtttcttatttttagcaTGACGTATTGTGTTGAGTCATCTGCTTTGTCTGAAGATCTTATGATGGAAATGGATGATTCATTAGAATGAGGTAAACATCTATCTCACCTCCATCTATTTTGGGTACACAAAAAGTTGTCTGCTGttctttgttatattttttttttatgtgtaatgtACTAAAGTTGAGTAATGCATGATTCAGTTATTTTGATTACATAATTAATCATCTTAATCAATTANCAAAAAGTGAGGAAGTGATTTTGcgaatttgtaattatttatgtatttaatgaatgaaatattatagaaaacatttttttgttaattttcagaAGAAGAATACTCTGAACATGACATTTGCCAAGTTACTGTCCATTCATTAGATTGAAGGTTACATATTTTGATTGTGTTTTAAACCAgcagtattttgtttttaatcccGGTAGAACTTTGTTTGGAATGTCAACTtagtgaatatatatatataattatatataattttcttcttttctttcttcctttttttttctaaattgcgTTAGTGCAAATCCCGTTgtgagatttttaaatctccTGAATATTAATCgcaatgtgtaattttaaattacatgaatACAAATCTCCAtgtcagattttaaaattatatgaatgcGAATTcctatgtgaaatttttaaattgcttgaatACCAATTGTGAATAAAACAGGTAATGTTAAATAATGCAAGCACaaatcacgatgcataattttaaattgcttgaatACGGATTgcaatatgcaattttaaatcgtAGGAATATTAATTGCGATGTATAATTATAGATCTTGGTAATACGAATTGcgatgttaaattttaaattgtatgattttaaatcttgtgaattttaatttcgaattgCATTTACATATGTAGAAAGAAGTGttaaaaactaatcttttttgggaacaaattcgtaaaagtagaactttctttaaaaaggttgattttttattgaatttgaaaatgcgaaattcttctaaaaagtgaaaaaaactcATAATGCGTTGCAAAGTTTCATCCCtgtataacatttaatttagtaCCTTTATTAAgtgttgcttttttatttaataataaattcatgcaTAATATTATATACCTCTCCAGGATTAAGTATTATATACACTATTGTGTTAATTGGAATTTTCTAAATGCTGACTgcatatatttctatattatcGTAATTCGGATTTCCGTTTGCTAGTTTGGTAAATTTGGTAATACCACATTTGCATCAGTTAATTGATGTGATATCAGTCTAAATCTCTTTCCCAAACCATTCATAATTGTCCCTCTGCAAGAAGTGTGTTAAGCAAGCCTATCAATGCAAATGAGAGATAAGGTCACCCGCTGTATCAAAAtggtattaataaaataatggagttttgtttaagcaaaaaatatattacatttaattaacttttggCGTAGTAATTCATTCTTCCATATTTAAGCTTCCCTTCTGAATTacgctaattaaatttattcaaatgataatttaagtCATGAAGGCAAAACATGTGATTCCTATAGCTTTTGGCAGaattttcagctttaattttagaagaatccttaatatttctgcattattttgttgtttcactttattattttattctttttaattatatataaaccTTAACAGTTTGTTCTCAATGCTCACATAtagcaaagaaaatttcaaataagtatgcaaataatttgaatgttttcttTCTGTGCAAAATAGTTAcatacctttatttatttaataatttgagttgatagttatatttgcattttattctcCTACCACTCTTGTGCTTTTAAAAAcagcatagctgccaactcagatggattttccagtagactactggattttgccagtttctcctggtctactggtttaattaaaattcacctggtttttgtacattttagaaaattccataaaattgagtaagtttcctgaaaaaatccctattgcaatagaatttttgtacagattattatttgaatattcaaataagtattactaataaataatgaCGCCAACCTTATTTACagaaa
This window of the Parasteatoda tepidariorum isolate YZ-2023 chromosome 4, CAS_Ptep_4.0, whole genome shotgun sequence genome carries:
- the LOC107440668 gene encoding repressor of RNA polymerase III transcription MAF1 homolog, translating into MKFLESSIFEAINSALRFQTGESVIRGRIESYSCKMAGDHKKLFKIMNAEAKANDLQALSPPRSMMVANSPSKSYSQSSEGEGPLCDTINRKTLSYLIATLNASFSPDYDFSHAKSEEFSREHSLRWVVSTIDGNLSASNEYEPLKSQLWSAIDHEITLSECDIYSYNPDLDSDPYGEDGCLWSFNYFFFNKRLKRIVFFTCYAMGMTYCVESSALSEDLMMEMDDSLE